In Oncorhynchus keta strain PuntledgeMale-10-30-2019 unplaced genomic scaffold, Oket_V2 Un_contig_5214_pilon_pilon, whole genome shotgun sequence, the following proteins share a genomic window:
- the LOC118382317 gene encoding serine/arginine repetitive matrix protein 2-like isoform X29: MPDAPSGRSSALEAVRSTLCPAHRSLLQRILRLAHQQHRLSLAYRDAHRRLVPPPDPLCGHLVAKQQDDTSSPPSFTDCWSRSGPTDWKTPGGPGCCCWLPPVCFCLQSLRCLSCQSLSLGHITTGVRSPSSLCSFTSSSSRSSSALCPNPSVCPVASVCCSNPQPCASCCSEHTYLAPVRHTDPGGGGGSECPVLKRERSPSPPPLSPIPSDMDGKEEDKPPSLLQQEGEKEEEAGCGGEVGEDREQQDLVERFSDKLKAIRPQEKDPPLSSALANHNLEKDPHLTTSANQHIAESQADAHLSEIITTVLNTGGGSDYSLNDMLHHHDNNESHPPRTRSRRRQEALAAMATLPDQSSTRRQTVLIKRELARLNQSLGRRLSLGKNKSRSATPFSTCSSPEPTPVTAEIDRITEEEGETGRVKEGETGRVKEEETGRVKEGETGRVNEGETGRVKEGVTEKVTAEEAGPVRVTKDRVGMKEEMEKPPVLSSTQQSPPQEDQHKPESWNITCQDSSRSDLPEKRREEESPGSTSSGLPERSREEEEESPGSTSSGLPERSREEESPGSTSSTCDHGSGLPERSREEEEESPGSTSSGLPERSRVEEEESPGSTSSGLPEKSREEEEETAGSSKDSSRVSARNSPSHPCRTRRGSRSQPGCSSQVVVGRSSDAGRSRRSIVPPQRFSSYVTEPRMMYSAACFSERIFSAQRTPKDRQPLNAPNTNRTDSPSSATDTAEGLGEAREEELPLASSPEDVSQERRGGRGCRSTARGQSSDRESQRRGQVIPVTAASSEQQSPPKQRSQNRADVRLRAAKPFGRLRSSHSAQQSQPASPQTASRPEVPTEQPQYISPIKLMFVSAVVGEEGVRYTLKAAAPGSNWHGQETFDPCEESSWAGSPEKTPEKTRSPPKTRSPLQTRSPLKTRSPLQTRSPPQTRSPPLTRSPPQTRSPLQTRSPPKNTISSSPKLCGTTRGGEGGSPPKRSPGSQNGDGSPPFRETTPTKRRPGRPKKLGPQLEKRAKRPIGRPPKQRGVEPSCDSRQGGQDRSSGVPLGCSTGEEGNKERDPANRNLKITVVYGRSHRTKRTVSEEAACLQATEQLMDLNFVRPVKEKRFAPHASSNIIKCQKLQCTAAMRRPGRPAKVKISGISVTVTTTSPGKRKIHMNRDTARKSPEKLWQRKALLPEPQPSKEPRKISSTPTSEDATLMQIERTTESEDGARERQTQTPPVLAVRHSVRVRKPSVYLLHSVATSTSRSLSHSTALLRRSRQLLINRASSKGSHRKRKEEGREDTPGQEELLSGREERRSEGRGGVLCEDLSQVAGVSVDSIFPASSSEALRWWPVSSDQDSLNQELARRIRLISQSWVAAAATHTTRTGTIMSAKQRLDDDSLSSWKPEVGSAVRLLFDRRCSVERLASWFMQTTETQSLGIVKKTSSRNPYELLHYPRNASRESIFPSPQTMRLRKHIKKFAKAVPKSPAQLRLVQERLRRGRELNARRRLFTARPASGGLRLRAPWKVRALGTYRTTLLRVREKFLTWTLRAKQPNRLIWRRSQVEEGNSPHQVWPSAQPREELTRSPHHHCLPASSETSHPCSPDRLTGLTKQQRLSSKAWSPERLKECCVFLKKINSPDTESTVEKEWDVCTVNLDDTYCPDETRQEERSGEDDKAVKTERRKRRVPWKESSGSPQEVMVQEHNQVRAGNRRGKQKHSGKSTSQSPTPPPAKATSQSPTPTPAKATSQSPTPPPAKATSQSPTPPPAKATSQSPAPTPAKATSQSPTPPPAKATSQSPTPPPTKVMRKSRGRGLTGPRWRDFILGT; encoded by the exons ATGCCCGATGCCCCAAGTGGGAGGAGCTCTGCTCTGGAAGCGGTACGCTCCACGTTATGCCCCGCCCATCGCTCTCTGCTCCAGCGAATCTTGAGGCTCGCCCACCAGCAGCACCGTCTATCATTGGCCTACAGGGACGCCCATCGCCGCCTCGTCCCGCCCCCAGACCCTCTCTGCGGCCACCTGGTGGCCAAACAACAGGACGACacgtcctctcctccttccttcactGACTGTTGGAGCCGTAGTGGTCCGACTGACTGGAAGACACCAGGTGGTCCAGGCTGTTGCTGCTGGCTGCCTCCTGTGTGTTTCTGCCTCCAGAGCCTCCGCTGCCTGTCCTGCCAGAGCCTGTCCCTGGGACACATCACCACTGGGGTTCGCTCCCCTTCTTCTCTGTGCTCTTTCACGTCCTCCTCTTCTCGTTCATCCTCCGCTCTGTGCCCTAATCCCTCAGTGTGTCCCGTGGCCTCTGTCTGTTGCTCCAACCCCCAGCCCTGCGCCTCCTGCTGCTCAGAACACACCTACCTGGCcccggtcagacacacagacccgggaggtggaggaggaagcgAGTGCCCTGTCCTCAAGAGAGAGCgatccccctctccaccccctctctcccccataccCTCAGACATGGACGGTAAGGAGGAAGACAAGCCTCCCTCTCTTCTGCAGCAGGAGGGGGAAAAAGAGGAGGAGGCTGGGTGTGGTGGGGAGGTGGGTGAGGACAGGGAGCAGCAGGACCTGGTGGAGCGTTTCAGTGACAAACTAAAGGCAATCAGACCCCAGGAGAAGGATCCTCCACTCAGCTCTGCCTTAGCCAATCACAACCTCGAGAAGGATCCCCACCTGACGACCTCGGCCAATCAGCACATTGCAGAGTCCCAGGCCGACGCCCACCTGAGTGAGATCATCACCACCGTTCTGAACACGGGTGGCGGCAGCGACTACAGCCTAAACGACATGTTGCATCACCATGACAACAACGAGAGCCATCCACCTCGGACGCGTTCCCGGCGGCGACAGGAGGCCCTGGCTGCCATGGCGACTTTGCCCGACCAGTCGTCCACCCGGCGCCAGACCGTGCTAATCAAACGGGAGCTGGCCAGGCTGAACCAATCGCTGGGCAGGAGGCTATCGCTAGGGAAGAACAAGAGCCGCAGTGCCACGCCCTTTTCTACCTGCTCCTCACCTGAACCAACCCCTGTTACAGCAGAGATAGACAGaatcacagaggaggagggagagactggtagagtgaaggagggagagaccg gtagagtgaaggaggaagagaccg gtagagtgaagGAGGGTGAGAccggtagagtgaacgagggagagACCGGTAGAGTGAAGGAGGGTGTGACAGAGAAGGTGACAGCAGAGGAGGCAGGTCCAGTTAGAGTCACGAAGGATAGAGTCGGcatgaaggaggagatggagaaacccccagtcctctcctctacacaACAGAGTCCCCCGCAGGAGGACCAACACAAACCAGAGAGCTGGAACATCACCTGTCAGGACAGCAGTAGGAGTGACCTCcctgagaagaggagagaggaggagtcacCAGGAAGTACCAGCAGTGGTCTTcctgagaggagtagagaggaagaggaggagtcacCAGGTAGTACCAGCAGTGGTCTTcctgagaggagtagagaggaggagtcaCCAGGTAGTACCAGCAGCACCTGTGACCATGGCAGTGGTCTTcctgagaggagtagagaggaagaggaggagtcacCAGGTAGTACCAGCAGTGGTCTTCCTGAGAGGAGTAGAGTGGAAGAGGAGGAGTCACCAGGTAGTACCAGCAGTGGTCTTCCTGAGAagagtagagaggaagaggaggagacagcaggcagcagcaAGGACAGTAGCAGAGTGTCAGCCAGGAATAGCCCATCCCACCCCTGCAGAACCAGGAGAGGCAGCAGGTCCCAGCCAGGCTGCAGCAGccaggtggtggtggggaggagcAGCGATGCTGGGAGGTCCAGGAGGAGCATCGTCCCTCCCCAGCGGTTCTCCTCCTACGTCACAGAGCCCAGGATGATGTATTCTGCTGCCTGTTTCTCAGAGAGGATCTTCTCCGCCCAGAGGACGCCAAAGGATCGGCAACCACTCAATGCCCCCAACACCAATCGCACAGACTCCCCGTCCTCGGCCACAGACACGGCTGAGGGGTTGGGCGAAGCAAGAGAAGAGGAATTACCGCTGGCATCCAGTCCGGAGGATGTcagtcaggagaggaggggaggcagaggcTGTAGATCAACAGCAAGAGGTCAGAGTTCAGACCGTGAGTCACAGAGACGAGGTCAGGTGATTCCCGTCACTGCAGCTTCCTCTGAGCAGCAGAGTCCCCCTAAACAGCGCTCCCAGAACAGGGCAGACGTTAGGCTCAGAGCAGCCAAACCTTTCGGGCGCTTACGCTCGTCCCACTCCGCCCAACAGTCCCAACCAGCGAGCCCTCAGACAGCCTCCAGGCCAGAGGTCCCCACAGAGCAGCCTCAGTACATCAGCCCCATCAAGCTGATGTTTGTGTCTGCAGTAGTGGGCGAGGAGGGGGTGAGGTACACCCTGAAGGCGGCTGCACCAGGATCCAACTGGCATGGACAGGAGACCTTTGACCCCTGTGAGGAGTCATCGTGGGCTGGAAGTCCAGAGAAGACCCCAGAGAAGACCAGGAGTCCACCGAAGACCAGGAGTCCCCTCCAGACCAGGAGTCCACTGAAGACCAGGAGTCCCCTCCAGACCAGGAGTCCACCCCAGACCAGGAGTCCACCCCTGACCAGGAGTCCACCCCAGACCAGGAGTCCCCTTCAGACCAGGAGTCCACCCAAGAACACCATATCGTCATCACCAAAGCTGTGTGGAAcgacgagaggaggagaggggggtagcCCGCCAAAACGGTCCCCTGGGTCCCAGAACGGAGATGGCTCGCCTCCTTTTCGTGAAACCACCCCCACAAAGAGACGTCCGGGACGTCCCAAGAAACTGGGCCCCCAGCTGGAGAAGAGGGCCAAGAGGCCGATCGGCCGCCCGCCCAAGCAAAGGGGTGTAGAGCCGAGCTGTGACTCCAGGCAGGGTGGTCAGGACCGGTCCAGTGGAGTTCCCTTAGGCTGCAGCACCGGGGAGGAGGGCAACAAGGAGAGAGACCCAGCCAACAGGAACCTGAAGATCACCGTGGTGTACGGACGCTCCCACAGGACCAAGAGGACAGTGTCGGAGGAGGCTGCTTGTCTCCAGGCTACAGAGCAGCTGATGGATCTGAACTTCGTCAGACCGGTGAAGGAGAAGAGGTTCGCTCCCCACGCCAGCAGCAACATTATCAAGTGCCAGAAGCTGCAGTGTACCGCGGCCATGCGTCGTCCAGGGAGACCCGCCAAGGTCAAGATCTCCGGAATCTCTGTTACCGTCACCACCACGTCGCCGGGGAAACGCAAGATCCACATGAACCGGGACACAGCCAGGAAATCTCCGGAGAAGCTCTGGCAGCGGAAAGCCCTCCTTCCTGAACCCCAGCCTTCCAAAGAGCCCAGGAAAATCAGCAGCACGCCGACTAGCGAAGACGCCACTCTGATGCAGATAGAGAGAACGACAGAGTCCgaggatggagcgagggagcgaCAGACCCAGACTCCTCCTGTGTTGGCGGTGCGTCACTCTGTGAGGGTGAGGAAGCCTTCAGTGTACCTGCTTCACTCTGTAGCCACCTCCACCTCTAGGTCCCTGAGCCACAGTACCGCCCTGCTGCGCCGATCCAGACAGCTACTGATCAACAGGGCCAGCAGCAAGGGCAGCCATCgcaagaggaaggaggagggaagagaggacacTCCAGGGCAGGAGGAGCTGCTATccgggagggaggagaggaggagcgagggaagaggaggagtgttGTGTGAGGACTTAAGCCAGGTAGCGGGGGTTTCGGTAGACTCCATTTTCCCAGCCAGCTCCAGCGAGGCGTTGAGGTGGTGGCCCGTCTCCTCCGACCAGGACAGCCTGAACCAAGAGCTGGCTCGCAGGATCCGCCTCATATCCCAAAGCTGGGTCGCTGCCGCTGCCACCCACACCACCAGGACGGGGACGATCATGTCCGCCAAGCAGAGACTCGACGACGACTCTTTGTCCTCCTGGAAGCCAGAGGTTGGGTCGGCAGTGCGGCTGCTGTTTGACCGGCGCTGCAGCGTGGAGAGGCTGGCCTCCTGGTTCATGCAGACCACTGAGACTCAGTCTCTGGGCATTGTGAAGAAGACCAGCTCCAGAAACCCCTATGAGCTCCTGCACTACCCCCGGAACGCCAGCAGGGAGAGCATCTTTCCCAGCCCACAGACCATGCGACTACGCAAACACATCAAGAAGTTTGCCAAAGCTGTGCCGAAGAGCCCCGCCCAGCTCCGTCTGGTCCAGGAACGGCTCCGACGTGGAAGAGAGCTGAATGCCAGGCGGCGTCTGTTCACTGCGAGGCCGGCGTCTGGCGGGCTGCGTCTCAGAGCTCCTTGGAAGGTCAGGGCCCTCGGGACATACAGAACCACTCTGCTCAGAGTCAGAGAAAAGTTCCTCACCTGGACCCTCAGAGCCAAGCAGCCCAACAGGCTGATCTGGAGGAGAAGCCAGGTGGAGGAAGGCAACTCACCTCACCAGGTCTGGCCTTCTGCTCAGCCCAGGGAAGAGCTCACCAGGTCTCCACATCACCACTGTCTACCTGCCTCCTCAGAGACCAGTCATCCCTGCAGCCCCGACCGGCTGACAGGCCTCACCAAACAGCAGCGTCTCAGCTCTAAAGCCTGGAGTCCAGAGAGACTGAAGGAGTGTTGCGTGTTCCTCAAGAAGATCAACTCCCCCGACACAGAGTCCACCGTTGAGAAGGAGTGGGATGTCTGCACCGTCAATCTAGATGACACATACTGCCCCGACGAgaccagacaggaggagaggagcggagaggacgACAAAGCTGTgaaaacagagagaaggaagaggagagttcCCTGGAAGGAGTCTAGCGGCTCGCCGCAGGAGGTGATGGTTCAGGAGCACAACCAGGTCCGAGCCGGGAACAGGAGAGGCAAACAGAAACATTCAGGGAAGTCCACGAGCCAGTCACCGACCCCGCCGCCAGCGAAAGCCACGAGCCAATCCCCGACCCCGACGCCAGCGAAAGCCACGAGCCAATCCCCGACCCCGCCGCCAGCGAAAGCCACGAGCCAATCCCCGACCCCGCCGCCAGCGAAAGCCACGAGCCAATCACCGGCCCCGACGCCAGCGAAAGCCACGAGCCAATCACCGACCCCGCCGCCAGCGAAAGCCACGAGCCAATCACCGACCCCGCCGCCAACGAAAGTCATGAGAAAATCGCGTGGGAGGGGCCTGACCGGGCCGCGGTGGCGTGACTTCATACTGG GAACCTGA
- the LOC118382317 gene encoding serine/arginine repetitive matrix protein 2-like isoform X13, with protein MPDAPSGRSSALEAVRSTLCPAHRSLLQRILRLAHQQHRLSLAYRDAHRRLVPPPDPLCGHLVAKQQDDTSSPPSFTDCWSRSGPTDWKTPGGPGCCCWLPPVCFCLQSLRCLSCQSLSLGHITTGVRSPSSLCSFTSSSSRSSSALCPNPSVCPVASVCCSNPQPCASCCSEHTYLAPVRHTDPGGGGGSECPVLKRERSPSPPPLSPIPSDMDGKEEDKPPSLLQQEGEKEEEAGCGGEVGEDREQQDLVERFSDKLKAIRPQEKDPPLSSALANHNLEKDPHLTTSANQHIAESQADAHLSEIITTVLNTGGGSDYSLNDMLHHHDNNESHPPRTRSRRRQEALAAMATLPDQSSTRRQTVLIKRELARLNQSLGRRLSLGKNKSRSATPFSTCSSPEPTPVTAEIDRITEEEGETGRVKEGETGRVKEGETGRVKEGETGRVKEGETGRVKEGETGRVKEGERGRVKEEETGRVKEGETGRVKEEETGRVKEGETGRVKEGETGRVKEGETGRVNEGETGRVKEGETGRVNEGETGRVKEGVTEKVTAEEAGPVRVTKDRVGMKEEMEKPPVLSSTQQSPPQEDQHKPESWNITCQDSSRSDLPEKRREEESPGSTSSGLPERSREEEEESPGSTSSGLPERSREEESPGSTSSTCDHGSGLPERSREEEEESPGSTSSGLPERSRVEEEESPGSTSSGLPEKSREEEEETAGSSKDSSRVSARNSPSHPCRTRRGSRSQPGCSSQVVVGRSSDAGRSRRSIVPPQRFSSYVTEPRMMYSAACFSERIFSAQRTPKDRQPLNAPNTNRTDSPSSATDTAEGLGEAREEELPLASSPEDVSQERRGGRGCRSTARGQSSDRESQRRGQVIPVTAASSEQQSPPKQRSQNRADVRLRAAKPFGRLRSSHSAQQSQPASPQTASRPEVPTEQPQYISPIKLMFVSAVVGEEGVRYTLKAAAPGSNWHGQETFDPCEESSWAGSPEKTPEKTRSPPKTRSPLQTRSPLKTRSPLQTRSPPQTRSPPLTRSPPQTRSPLQTRSPPKNTISSSPKLCGTTRGGEGGSPPKRSPGSQNGDGSPPFRETTPTKRRPGRPKKLGPQLEKRAKRPIGRPPKQRGVEPSCDSRQGGQDRSSGVPLGCSTGEEGNKERDPANRNLKITVVYGRSHRTKRTVSEEAACLQATEQLMDLNFVRPVKEKRFAPHASSNIIKCQKLQCTAAMRRPGRPAKVKISGISVTVTTTSPGKRKIHMNRDTARKSPEKLWQRKALLPEPQPSKEPRKISSTPTSEDATLMQIERTTESEDGARERQTQTPPVLAVRHSVRVRKPSVYLLHSVATSTSRSLSHSTALLRRSRQLLINRASSKGSHRKRKEEGREDTPGQEELLSGREERRSEGRGGVLCEDLSQVAGVSVDSIFPASSSEALRWWPVSSDQDSLNQELARRIRLISQSWVAAAATHTTRTGTIMSAKQRLDDDSLSSWKPEVGSAVRLLFDRRCSVERLASWFMQTTETQSLGIVKKTSSRNPYELLHYPRNASRESIFPSPQTMRLRKHIKKFAKAVPKSPAQLRLVQERLRRGRELNARRRLFTARPASGGLRLRAPWKVRALGTYRTTLLRVREKFLTWTLRAKQPNRLIWRRSQVEEGNSPHQVWPSAQPREELTRSPHHHCLPASSETSHPCSPDRLTGLTKQQRLSSKAWSPERLKECCVFLKKINSPDTESTVEKEWDVCTVNLDDTYCPDETRQEERSGEDDKAVKTERRKRRVPWKESSGSPQEVMVQEHNQVRAGNRRGKQKHSGKSTSQSPTPPPAKATSQSPTPTPAKATSQSPTPPPAKATSQSPTPPPAKATSQSPAPTPAKATSQSPTPPPAKATSQSPTPPPTKVMRKSRGRGLTGPRWRDFILGT; from the exons ATGCCCGATGCCCCAAGTGGGAGGAGCTCTGCTCTGGAAGCGGTACGCTCCACGTTATGCCCCGCCCATCGCTCTCTGCTCCAGCGAATCTTGAGGCTCGCCCACCAGCAGCACCGTCTATCATTGGCCTACAGGGACGCCCATCGCCGCCTCGTCCCGCCCCCAGACCCTCTCTGCGGCCACCTGGTGGCCAAACAACAGGACGACacgtcctctcctccttccttcactGACTGTTGGAGCCGTAGTGGTCCGACTGACTGGAAGACACCAGGTGGTCCAGGCTGTTGCTGCTGGCTGCCTCCTGTGTGTTTCTGCCTCCAGAGCCTCCGCTGCCTGTCCTGCCAGAGCCTGTCCCTGGGACACATCACCACTGGGGTTCGCTCCCCTTCTTCTCTGTGCTCTTTCACGTCCTCCTCTTCTCGTTCATCCTCCGCTCTGTGCCCTAATCCCTCAGTGTGTCCCGTGGCCTCTGTCTGTTGCTCCAACCCCCAGCCCTGCGCCTCCTGCTGCTCAGAACACACCTACCTGGCcccggtcagacacacagacccgggaggtggaggaggaagcgAGTGCCCTGTCCTCAAGAGAGAGCgatccccctctccaccccctctctcccccataccCTCAGACATGGACGGTAAGGAGGAAGACAAGCCTCCCTCTCTTCTGCAGCAGGAGGGGGAAAAAGAGGAGGAGGCTGGGTGTGGTGGGGAGGTGGGTGAGGACAGGGAGCAGCAGGACCTGGTGGAGCGTTTCAGTGACAAACTAAAGGCAATCAGACCCCAGGAGAAGGATCCTCCACTCAGCTCTGCCTTAGCCAATCACAACCTCGAGAAGGATCCCCACCTGACGACCTCGGCCAATCAGCACATTGCAGAGTCCCAGGCCGACGCCCACCTGAGTGAGATCATCACCACCGTTCTGAACACGGGTGGCGGCAGCGACTACAGCCTAAACGACATGTTGCATCACCATGACAACAACGAGAGCCATCCACCTCGGACGCGTTCCCGGCGGCGACAGGAGGCCCTGGCTGCCATGGCGACTTTGCCCGACCAGTCGTCCACCCGGCGCCAGACCGTGCTAATCAAACGGGAGCTGGCCAGGCTGAACCAATCGCTGGGCAGGAGGCTATCGCTAGGGAAGAACAAGAGCCGCAGTGCCACGCCCTTTTCTACCTGCTCCTCACCTGAACCAACCCCTGTTACAGCAGAGATAGACAGaatcacagaggaggagggagagactggtagagtgaaggagggagagaccggtagagtgaaggagggagagaccggtagagtgaaggagggagagaccggtagagtgaaggagggagagaccggtagagtgaaggagggagagaccggtagagtgaaggagggagagagaggtagagtgaaggaggaagagaccggtagagtgaaggagggagagaccggtagagtgaaggaggaagagaccggtagagtgaaggagggagagaccggtagagtgaaggagggagagaccggtagagtgaaggagggagagaccggtagagtgaacgagggagagACCG gtagagtgaagGAGGGTGAGAccggtagagtgaacgagggagagACCGGTAGAGTGAAGGAGGGTGTGACAGAGAAGGTGACAGCAGAGGAGGCAGGTCCAGTTAGAGTCACGAAGGATAGAGTCGGcatgaaggaggagatggagaaacccccagtcctctcctctacacaACAGAGTCCCCCGCAGGAGGACCAACACAAACCAGAGAGCTGGAACATCACCTGTCAGGACAGCAGTAGGAGTGACCTCcctgagaagaggagagaggaggagtcacCAGGAAGTACCAGCAGTGGTCTTcctgagaggagtagagaggaagaggaggagtcacCAGGTAGTACCAGCAGTGGTCTTcctgagaggagtagagaggaggagtcaCCAGGTAGTACCAGCAGCACCTGTGACCATGGCAGTGGTCTTcctgagaggagtagagaggaagaggaggagtcacCAGGTAGTACCAGCAGTGGTCTTCCTGAGAGGAGTAGAGTGGAAGAGGAGGAGTCACCAGGTAGTACCAGCAGTGGTCTTCCTGAGAagagtagagaggaagaggaggagacagcaggcagcagcaAGGACAGTAGCAGAGTGTCAGCCAGGAATAGCCCATCCCACCCCTGCAGAACCAGGAGAGGCAGCAGGTCCCAGCCAGGCTGCAGCAGccaggtggtggtggggaggagcAGCGATGCTGGGAGGTCCAGGAGGAGCATCGTCCCTCCCCAGCGGTTCTCCTCCTACGTCACAGAGCCCAGGATGATGTATTCTGCTGCCTGTTTCTCAGAGAGGATCTTCTCCGCCCAGAGGACGCCAAAGGATCGGCAACCACTCAATGCCCCCAACACCAATCGCACAGACTCCCCGTCCTCGGCCACAGACACGGCTGAGGGGTTGGGCGAAGCAAGAGAAGAGGAATTACCGCTGGCATCCAGTCCGGAGGATGTcagtcaggagaggaggggaggcagaggcTGTAGATCAACAGCAAGAGGTCAGAGTTCAGACCGTGAGTCACAGAGACGAGGTCAGGTGATTCCCGTCACTGCAGCTTCCTCTGAGCAGCAGAGTCCCCCTAAACAGCGCTCCCAGAACAGGGCAGACGTTAGGCTCAGAGCAGCCAAACCTTTCGGGCGCTTACGCTCGTCCCACTCCGCCCAACAGTCCCAACCAGCGAGCCCTCAGACAGCCTCCAGGCCAGAGGTCCCCACAGAGCAGCCTCAGTACATCAGCCCCATCAAGCTGATGTTTGTGTCTGCAGTAGTGGGCGAGGAGGGGGTGAGGTACACCCTGAAGGCGGCTGCACCAGGATCCAACTGGCATGGACAGGAGACCTTTGACCCCTGTGAGGAGTCATCGTGGGCTGGAAGTCCAGAGAAGACCCCAGAGAAGACCAGGAGTCCACCGAAGACCAGGAGTCCCCTCCAGACCAGGAGTCCACTGAAGACCAGGAGTCCCCTCCAGACCAGGAGTCCACCCCAGACCAGGAGTCCACCCCTGACCAGGAGTCCACCCCAGACCAGGAGTCCCCTTCAGACCAGGAGTCCACCCAAGAACACCATATCGTCATCACCAAAGCTGTGTGGAAcgacgagaggaggagaggggggtagcCCGCCAAAACGGTCCCCTGGGTCCCAGAACGGAGATGGCTCGCCTCCTTTTCGTGAAACCACCCCCACAAAGAGACGTCCGGGACGTCCCAAGAAACTGGGCCCCCAGCTGGAGAAGAGGGCCAAGAGGCCGATCGGCCGCCCGCCCAAGCAAAGGGGTGTAGAGCCGAGCTGTGACTCCAGGCAGGGTGGTCAGGACCGGTCCAGTGGAGTTCCCTTAGGCTGCAGCACCGGGGAGGAGGGCAACAAGGAGAGAGACCCAGCCAACAGGAACCTGAAGATCACCGTGGTGTACGGACGCTCCCACAGGACCAAGAGGACAGTGTCGGAGGAGGCTGCTTGTCTCCAGGCTACAGAGCAGCTGATGGATCTGAACTTCGTCAGACCGGTGAAGGAGAAGAGGTTCGCTCCCCACGCCAGCAGCAACATTATCAAGTGCCAGAAGCTGCAGTGTACCGCGGCCATGCGTCGTCCAGGGAGACCCGCCAAGGTCAAGATCTCCGGAATCTCTGTTACCGTCACCACCACGTCGCCGGGGAAACGCAAGATCCACATGAACCGGGACACAGCCAGGAAATCTCCGGAGAAGCTCTGGCAGCGGAAAGCCCTCCTTCCTGAACCCCAGCCTTCCAAAGAGCCCAGGAAAATCAGCAGCACGCCGACTAGCGAAGACGCCACTCTGATGCAGATAGAGAGAACGACAGAGTCCgaggatggagcgagggagcgaCAGACCCAGACTCCTCCTGTGTTGGCGGTGCGTCACTCTGTGAGGGTGAGGAAGCCTTCAGTGTACCTGCTTCACTCTGTAGCCACCTCCACCTCTAGGTCCCTGAGCCACAGTACCGCCCTGCTGCGCCGATCCAGACAGCTACTGATCAACAGGGCCAGCAGCAAGGGCAGCCATCgcaagaggaaggaggagggaagagaggacacTCCAGGGCAGGAGGAGCTGCTATccgggagggaggagaggaggagcgagggaagaggaggagtgttGTGTGAGGACTTAAGCCAGGTAGCGGGGGTTTCGGTAGACTCCATTTTCCCAGCCAGCTCCAGCGAGGCGTTGAGGTGGTGGCCCGTCTCCTCCGACCAGGACAGCCTGAACCAAGAGCTGGCTCGCAGGATCCGCCTCATATCCCAAAGCTGGGTCGCTGCCGCTGCCACCCACACCACCAGGACGGGGACGATCATGTCCGCCAAGCAGAGACTCGACGACGACTCTTTGTCCTCCTGGAAGCCAGAGGTTGGGTCGGCAGTGCGGCTGCTGTTTGACCGGCGCTGCAGCGTGGAGAGGCTGGCCTCCTGGTTCATGCAGACCACTGAGACTCAGTCTCTGGGCATTGTGAAGAAGACCAGCTCCAGAAACCCCTATGAGCTCCTGCACTACCCCCGGAACGCCAGCAGGGAGAGCATCTTTCCCAGCCCACAGACCATGCGACTACGCAAACACATCAAGAAGTTTGCCAAAGCTGTGCCGAAGAGCCCCGCCCAGCTCCGTCTGGTCCAGGAACGGCTCCGACGTGGAAGAGAGCTGAATGCCAGGCGGCGTCTGTTCACTGCGAGGCCGGCGTCTGGCGGGCTGCGTCTCAGAGCTCCTTGGAAGGTCAGGGCCCTCGGGACATACAGAACCACTCTGCTCAGAGTCAGAGAAAAGTTCCTCACCTGGACCCTCAGAGCCAAGCAGCCCAACAGGCTGATCTGGAGGAGAAGCCAGGTGGAGGAAGGCAACTCACCTCACCAGGTCTGGCCTTCTGCTCAGCCCAGGGAAGAGCTCACCAGGTCTCCACATCACCACTGTCTACCTGCCTCCTCAGAGACCAGTCATCCCTGCAGCCCCGACCGGCTGACAGGCCTCACCAAACAGCAGCGTCTCAGCTCTAAAGCCTGGAGTCCAGAGAGACTGAAGGAGTGTTGCGTGTTCCTCAAGAAGATCAACTCCCCCGACACAGAGTCCACCGTTGAGAAGGAGTGGGATGTCTGCACCGTCAATCTAGATGACACATACTGCCCCGACGAgaccagacaggaggagaggagcggagaggacgACAAAGCTGTgaaaacagagagaaggaagaggagagttcCCTGGAAGGAGTCTAGCGGCTCGCCGCAGGAGGTGATGGTTCAGGAGCACAACCAGGTCCGAGCCGGGAACAGGAGAGGCAAACAGAAACATTCAGGGAAGTCCACGAGCCAGTCACCGACCCCGCCGCCAGCGAAAGCCACGAGCCAATCCCCGACCCCGACGCCAGCGAAAGCCACGAGCCAATCCCCGACCCCGCCGCCAGCGAAAGCCACGAGCCAATCCCCGACCCCGCCGCCAGCGAAAGCCACGAGCCAATCACCGGCCCCGACGCCAGCGAAAGCCACGAGCCAATCACCGACCCCGCCGCCAGCGAAAGCCACGAGCCAATCACCGACCCCGCCGCCAACGAAAGTCATGAGAAAATCGCGTGGGAGGGGCCTGACCGGGCCGCGGTGGCGTGACTTCATACTGG GAACCTGA